The genomic window GCAGCAGGTTGCCGTAGGTGGAGAGATTATTGAAGCCGTGGTCATGCACCCCAACGTGACTGATGTGCGGTGCCATCTGTTCCACGGTCTGTTTTTTACCCAGCGCCAGAAACGATTCATCGCCGGTGGCGTCATACTGCAGGATGGAGGAGCCAAACTGAAAGCCCTGCGTCCAGTCGGTCCAGCCCTTCGGAATATATTTACCCTTCCAGGTAAAGACCGGAGCCCCCTGCGTGGTGCTGAACTCTTTTTCAATCAAACGAATCTTCTGACCGGACAGCTCCCAGAAGGTCGCCAGATCCGCATTCAGATCGTTTACCGTAATCTCTTTATTAATAATCATCCTAAAATTCCTTCTTCAGTCATGCGGGCCACCTCTTCTTGGGTGTACCCGATCTCCAGGGCCACGGCCTGGCTGTGCTCACCCAGGCGTGGCGGAAATGTCTTCAGCTGCGGCGGGGTCCCTTTCAGACGGATCGGGTTACCGAGCAGGCGCAGTTCGCCCACCTCTTCATCCTCCATCGAGACCACCATGTTGTTGTGCGCAATCTGCGGATCAGCGGCCGCATCTTCAAAGCTGTTGATCCGCGCACACAGCACGCCATTGGCTTCCAGTTCCACCATCCATTCCCCGGTGGTCTTCTCCACAAAGGATTTCGCGAGAATCGCGTTCAGCTCCCCGGTATTTTCAATCTGTAGCTCTTCCGTGCAGAACTGCGATTTTTCTGAGAGATCGCCCAATCCGAGCGCCGTCGAAATATCACGCAACGCGTTCTTTGAAAAGACCGGCGAGATTTCAATAAATCCGTCCTGCGTCCGGAAGGCTTTATTAATCGCCGCTTCCGTTCCACCAACAGCAGCCGGACGATCAATCTTGTCTGCATTGAGTCGCGCCGCCGCATCCCAGGCATGCGCATGAAACGCCACACTCAACAGATCCGTGGAGACATACTGCCCTTCGCCGCTTCTAAGGCGATGCACCAATGCGGTCAGGATACCGATCATCAGATTCAGCCCGGCCGGGTAGTCGATGCTGATACCGCCGGGAATCGGCGGTTTTTCTTCATCATAAAAAGTAAACCAGCCGCCCTCGGCGCGCGCCATCATGTCATGGCCGGCCCGGCCGCGTTCAGCATACGGTCCTGTATCGCCCCATCCGTTGGAGGTCGCATAAACCAGTCCGGGATTGATCGCCTTCAGGTCGTCATAGCCGAAGCCAAGCTTCTCCATCACGCCCTGGCGGAAGTTGTGCACGACCACGTCGGATGCCGCGACCAGCTTGCGGATCATCTCTTTGCCCGCTTCAGATTTCATATCTACGGTAATCGAGCGTTTATTGCGGTTCAGATTGGCAAACGGCAGCGAAACCTCTTTGATGAACGGGCCCCAGGAGCGGCTCCAGTCGCCGCTGCCCGGACGTTCCACCTTGATGACATCTGCGCCATAGTCCGCTAACAGCTGGGTGCCCACCGGCCCCTGATACACATGACTGAAATCAAGGATACGGATCCCCTCCAATGCGTTTTTTGCAATCATACCTTTTTTCCTTTTTTCGTAAGAAAGTCATGCAGGCGCTGCTTTGTATCAGGGTCCTGCAGACAACTGATGGAACGAAAGGCTTCCACTGCGGCATTTTCATCACGCGCCGCCCGTTCCTGCTGATTTAATATCGTTTTAAACTGGGTGAGCGAGTTGCTGTTATTCGCCGCAACCGCCGTCGAAAAGCGGCCCCGTTCTGCCTCGATCTCCTCTTTGCTTCCGACAAAGTCAACCAAGCCGATTTCGGCCGCCTTCGGCGCGTCAATCATGGCCCCGCTGTAATAGTAGTATTTAGCTTTGGCCACCCCGATGCGTCCGGCCAGGCGGCGCGTGCCACCCCAGCCGGGAATGAATCCAAGACCGGCTTCCGACTGCGCCAGTTTTGCCCCGTCCGCAGCAAAGATCAGGTCGCAGGCCATCGCCAGCTCCAGACCGCCGCCCATGGCATAGCCTTCTACCACCGCCACCACCGGCATCGACAGATCTTCCAGCATATTGAGCACACGATGTCCCTGCATCACCCACGGAACAATCGTCTCTTCATTGGTGTTCTGCAGCACATTCAGATTGGCGCCCACGCAGAAAAAACGTTCAGACATGCTGCGGACCCATACCATACGCGGTGCTTCCGCAGCCAGGCCCGCAATGGCCTGCTCCAGCTCGACCATCACCTCGCCGTCCAGTGTCAGCGGCTTGCCTTCCGGCGGCACCAGCAGCAGGGTGCCGATGCCGTTCTCAACTTCATACGTTACCTGTGTCTTATTCATTGACATGCTGCACTTCCTCTACGGCCGGTTTTTCCTGGCCCATAATGCGGTCCAGGCTGCCGAAGTTACCCAGCACGGTACCGGCCAGCGTTGCAATTAGCACGCCCGTCAGGGTCAGATTGCCGGCCTTCGTTTTCGGGGCTGGATCTTTAAAGTAAAAAACGCCCCACAGTGCATTCACGGCCACGCACAGGGAAGCCAGCGTATAGCCCGGTCCCGGTCCAATCGCGGCCACCATCAGCAGCATCCCGAAGAAACCGGCGCACCACAGTCCGCCGGAGCTCATCGCCCGTACGGTTGAGAGGGTATTTTCCAGTTTCGGCGACGTACGCGTCAGCGCCACCATGATGGAGGTACCGATCAGCATCCCGACGGCCAGCGGCAGGGCCGAGGCCCACGGAGAAATCTGCGCCAGCTCGCTGCTGGTCTCGGAAACATAGGCGGCCGGAATATAGAAGGTGCCCCACAGAATCCCGGCGCCCACCGCACCGAGCAAACCTTTGACTGCAGACTTGCCCTCTTCCTTCTCGCCGGCACCGCCGGCAAAAATAATCATGAAGATGCCGCCGATCATCACGATCAGCGAAACCAGTCCAACCCCCCACGTCAGCACCGAACAATCACGGAACTGCCCGAACAGCGTCAGACTCCAGATGAAGGATACCATGATATTCAGCGGCGCCCAGATCCCGAAAGCCTTGGCAATACCGATGTGATTGCAGCCGACAAACGCACAATAGGCACTCACCGCCCAGATCAGCCCGCCGATCACCGGCACCCAGGCAATGCCCGATGCCAGCTGCCCCATCTCACCGCGCAGCGCCACCACAATGGTTGCGATGATTGATGTCGCCAGCGCCACATAAAAGGTTTTCGCCTGCTCATTTGGAAACTTCACCTTCTCCGACGGCACCAGCCACGATCCCCAGGCCAACACACAAACCACAGCATAAACAAATCCTAATCCACCCATATCGTACTCTCCTTTGTTCCAGTTTCACAACCCGCACATGTACATTGTCAACAATCCAAAATTCTGAAAAAACACCGCTTTACGCAGTGAACATCAATAAATCAGCACGGCATTAACCTTTGTCTTCCCCTTCGCAACACGCGCGGTTCAACAAAGGTCAACGCTATCTCGCTGATTTACCACCAGGGCTGTCTTTTGCCGAGGCTGAACAGGACGCTCTTCTCTTCGGTATATTCCTCGACCGCGCGGCTGCCCAGTTCGCGTCCCAGACCGCTTTGTTTGTACCCACCAAACGACAGTTCCGGATGGCCTTCCAGCCAGGTGTTGACCCAGACCGTGCCGGCACGCAGCTCACGGGCCGCCTTCATCGACTGATTGTAATCATTCGTAAAGATCCCCGCCGACAGGCCGAAATCCGTTCCGTTGGCAATCGCAATCGCCTCATCCAGCGTTTTAAAGCGTACAATCGACAGCACCGGCCCGAAGACCTCTTCCGTCGCTACCGGAGAATCGGCCAGTACCTTGTCCAGAATGGTCACCTCAATAAAGCGTCCCTTTTCGGTCTCCACTTTATTACCGCCCATACATACGGTCGCCCCGGCTTCGCGGCCGGCCTGTACATACCCGAGGATCTTTGCTTCCTGCGCCTCGTTAATGATCGCGCCCAGCTTGGATGCGTCATTCAGCGGATCCGACACATCCAGCCCTTTCGCAAACTCGGTCAGCTTTTCAACAAAAGTGTCTGCAATGCCGTCCTGAACCAGGATACGGCTGCTGGCATTACAGCACTCGCCCATGTTAAAGAAGGCTCCCAGACGGGCCGCATCCACTACGGATTCGAGATCTGCGTCATCCATCACAATCATCGGGTTCTTACCCCCCAGCTCCAGGCAGACTTTTTTCAGGTTGCAGGCCGCGGTCGCCGCGATGGCCTTACCGACATTTGTAGAGCCAGTGAACGAAATCATCTCAATATCTTTATGCTCGCACAGGGTCTGCCCAACCGGGGCGCCGTAACCGGTCACCACGTTGAACACGCCATCTGGCACGCCGCACTCTTTCAGCACCTCTGCCAGCAGCAGCGTGGTTGCCGAGGTCAGTTCCGACGGTTTAATCACGGCGGAACAGCCGGCCGCCAGCGCATACGGCGCTTTCTGGCTGGCAATCAGCAGCGGGAAGTTCCACGGCGTAATCAGGCCGACCACACCGATCGGCTCACGCAGGGTCATCGATACCGTGCCCGCGCCCAACGTATTGCAGCTCTCACCATAGAGGTGACGGCAGAGGGCCGCGGCATGCTTCCAAAGGCCCGCCGCCCATTCCACTTCAAAACCGGCCTGGGTCAGCGGCTTGCCGCTTTCCAGCGTTTCCAGCATCGCGAGTTCTTCTTTACGTTCAACCAGCCGATCCGCTACGGCATACAATACGGCCGAACGTTCCGCCCCGGAAATACGGGACCAGACGCCAGATTCAAATGAAGCCTTTGCGGACTCTACCGCCCGGTTGACATCCCCGGCCGTTCCCTCCGGCACCCGTGTCACTTCACATTCATGCGCCGGACTGGTGCGGGTAATATAACGACCGCCCTCTGAAGCAACATATGCACCATCAATCCACAAATCAAATTGTCTTGCCTGTTCCGGAATACTCATCTCTAACTCCTTCCTGTCCATTATTGACCCTTACCTATTAAAAACAACATTCGGAGGTTGTTGCGCACAAATGAAAGCCGCAACACAACAAACAGCCGACAAAAGCCAGGCCGCACACCCCCGTTTACTCAAAAAATTCTTTCGATTCCACATCTCCGATATCCTTTCCATTAATTCATCATCGCACGTAGAGCTGCGCCCAAAGACAGGCATGAAGTCTCCGGGCCGACGGCCACTTCTCAGGTGTACCATCCGACAACTTCTCAATGCCCTCAATAATCCTCGTCAGCCAACGCCGCCCCCGCCAGGCGTGCAGGCTGTCCGGAGAAACCCGCCCAAAACGTTGAACAAATTCCGGCGAAACCATCAGCTGCACGCGCAAAAAATCCGCATTCACCTCCGAGGTCTTCAGCCAGTCCGACCAGTGCGTCAATTCACCCTGCAGCGGATCCCGTCCGAGCATTTCCAGAAAAGCGGCCCGAATCACGGCCTCGAGTTCCGCATCGCCATAGCCCACCGACCGAAAGCCGCGCATATTTCTCGGTTCCCATGCATTACGCGGTATACCGACCAGGTCCGATCCGGCAGGTTTAAATTCGGACTGAAGGACACTTGTACCCGCGGCGGACGGGGTATAAAGAAATGCGGCAGGCGGTACCGGCTTACGCCCATTAAATCCGTCGCCCAGCCCGGAGAAAACCGCCTCGCTACGATTGCTCACCACCGTAAACCGATCCACCCCATTCACAACATAGCCGTAGCCCATCGCGTTACCAGACAGACCATTTCCACGGACGGTTGCCCCGACCAGCGTCTTGCCAAGAAGACGTCCGTTCCAAGCCGCAGGTCCCATGGGAATCGCAACATGAATCCGCCCGCCGAACGCATCAATTAGATTGCGTTCAACCACGACGCCCGAATAATCATAGCGTTCAGCCTCAGGCGGACTCATCCGGTAATCGGAAAAAGGTTCATACAGCGCAATGCCCGCCAGCATCTCCCGCGAAACAGCGGCCACCACATTACTCTGAATCAGTGTTCCGGGAGCGCCTTGAATCATAATGCCCTGATCGGTCGCATCAATAATCAGATTATTGCGGATCAGGCTGTCCGGAGACGCCATTGAGATCCCGTCGCCCCAGCCATACGGCAGCTCATGCGGAGCGGTTCCATTCCCGCGCAGATCCGGACCGGAGCCGACAACGACATTGTCTGTGACTTGAATATCCCGTCCGCCTTCACGAACATGAATGGCACCCCACCCACCGGAACAGCGCGTATTCAACAAAATGCATCGACTCACGGTCTGCGCGACCGCACCAGGTCCACCCAAATCCACAAACGGTTTAGCCGGCAGCGTGCCTTTCTTCCGGTCAAATTGATCGCGATTCCCATCAAGTACCAACTTGCGAATCGAAATCTCCGACACCCCTTCGCCGGAAATGATGGTTCCCGCCAAACCGGGAGCCAGACGAAGACGTGCGTACTGCGACGGCAGCACATCGCCTGCGGTTTCAATCCGCTGCCCGGGCACCCGGAACCGCAGCGGAGCCGAGACTTCCCACTCGCTTCCGGGTTGCAGCAACAAATCCTCTCCGATATCAAGCCGGGCCTGCAGATCCGCCAACGGCACACCGGCCATAGCCACCGCCGCTCCCGCCAATAAAACACAGTAAGCCTGTCGAACCCGCTTCATCACTCGAAAATACGCTGCATGACTCATAATTTGACAACCCTCAGGTCCTGATGGTCAATCGCCATCATCGAAAAGCCTTCTATTTCGATTTGACGTCCATGGCCTCATTCTCAAGCCGCACGCCATCTTCTCCCAATCGCTCCAGATAGTCAGGGAGCAGCGAATCACCCGATTCGGTCATCCACTCCAGCAACCCCTTTCGAGCCGCCATCACCTGCTTCTGAACCTCCGGATGATCGATCAGGTTGTGATGCGCTCCGGGATCCCGTTCCCAGTCATAAAACTCCTCCAGAGAACGAATGAGAAAAGATTCATAACGAGCCTTCACTGCGGTATTGGTCTCCGCGGCAGCCTGCATCACAAGCATCGAAGGATCGCCGCCGGGCACCCCGGCGCCATAACGGCTTTTTTTAAGCCCATCCGGATCATACCAACCATTATAAATGTACCCGAAACGGCCATCAAAATAAGAGCGGGTCTGTTTCGAACGCGTATAGGTTCCCGGCACCTCGTGATCTGGACGCTGCACAAACCCGGCTTGATCCAGATACTCCAGAAAATCCGGTTGTTCCCGCAGCATACGCTTAACGTATCCGCCATAATTGATATCTTCATTTCGCAGCGACACAATGCCTTGGCGCCACTCATCCGGCGTCTCCCCGTTCATCAGCTGGACAAGTGAATACCCATCTGTTTTGGGAAATGAGGGCAAACCTGCCAGCTCCAGAATGGTCGGGGTTAAATCAATTAACGAGACCATATGCTCCGCATCGATTCCGGGACAAATCACCTCCGGCCAGCGCATCAAAAACGGAATCCGGTTGCTGCCGAGGAAGCAGTCGAATTTGGCATACGGCAGCGGCATCCCATTATCGGACACAAAAATAACCAGTGTGGAGCGCTCCAGGCCCGTCTCTTTCAGCACATTCAAGCACGCTCCCACCGTGTCATCCAACCGACGAAGCGATGATGCATACTTTGCCAGGTCCTCCCGGATCCCAGGCAGATCCGGCAGCGCCGACGGAACTATCACCTCTTCCGGCGCATAGATTCGCGACGGCTCCGGGATGTCGACCGGGATTCCCCCCCAGATATGCCCCGCCCATGGAATGGCGTCTCCGTGAAACGGACGGTGCGTATCGGCCGAATTGGCCACCATTAAGAATGACTTGTTCTGCCGGTCAGCCTCCTCAATCAGTCGGCGCAAGCCTTTAGCAAACGCCGCGGGATCCCGGCCAACCACCCCATCGGGATCGGTCAGCCCCAATTCCTCATTGGTATAGGTCCATCCGAAAGACTCCATCGGCTGCATATGGTGCACCTTATGAATATTGGCGGTCAGATACCCGTTCTCCGCCAGCGCCGCTGTAAGCGTTGGAACCCCCTCGGCGATCGGATAAAAACCACCGGATCCGTAATTCTGCGGATAGACCCCGGTCAGCATCGACTGCCGGGCCGGCTGACAAACCGATACCGGCGTAAAGCCCCGCTTAAAGGAAAGGCCCTCCTGAGCCAGCCGATCCAGATTGGGGGTCACATCCGGTGCCACACCGCCGGCGAATCCCGGGCTGTCATAGTTCACATCATCCGCAACAATCAGCAAGATGTTCGGCCGCAACGATGTCGTCCGCTTCACTTCCTGATTATCCTGGGACACACAGCCCGCAACGGCCAACAAACCGCATCCGGCCAGCAGTTGAAGTATTTTCTTTTTCATCACAATCCTCTGTTTTAACAGAACCCCTCGGCTCACTTCCAATGATGCATCATCCCTATTCACCGACTGAAAAAAGTGCTTTATTCGGAGACGGGCCCATGACAAAGGTCAACACACCACCCTCCATGATCTCCCAATGCTTGATGTGCGAACGCGTCAGATCCATTCCATTCAACATCACCTTTTGCACATACACATTGTGATCGCTGTTATTGATGGCCTTCACCGTAAAGGTTTTTCCATTCGGTAGTGCAAGCGACACCTCATCAAAAGCCGGACTTCCGAATTCATACTCCCCCGAAATCGGGTTCATTGGATAAAAGCCCATGGCGCTGAAGATATACCAGGCACTCATTTGTCCGCAGTCTTCATTCCCGCACACCCCGTCGGGGGCCGCCGTATAGAGCTCTTTCATAATCTGGCGCGCCAGTTTCTGTCCCCGCCAGGGTAATCCGGCGGCATTGTAGAGATAGGCCATGTGATGAGACGGCTCATTGCCGTGCGCATACTGCCCAATCACTCCGGACACGTCCGGAATGGTTCGTCCCTCTTCAAGCTCCACCTCCGTTGAAAAAACCAGATCCAAACGTTCCGCCAGTTTTTCGCCCGAGCCGTGAAGCGCAATCAACCCCTGCGGATCGTGTGGAACAAAATAGCTGTGCTGATACGCATTGCCCTCCGTGTAATCAGCCACGGCGCGGTCCCAGGTAGAAAAAAACGGGTCGAACGGCTCCCGAAAGTGGGAATTATCCGAGGAGCGCCCGCGCATGAACCCCGTCTCTTCATCGTAAAGCTTCCGATAGGCCTTGGAGTGGGCCCGATACGACTCCGCCAGTTCCGTTTTCCCGAGGTGCTCCGCCAGCTTGGCTACGCAATAATCATTGAAGGCAAGTTCCAGCGTCCGGGTCACACTCTCATGACCGATATCATACGGAACGTAGCCGTACTTGCGATATTCCACCAGACTGCGTCGAGAGTTGTTGACGGTTTGGTTCATCGACTTCACCACCGCGTCGAGTAGCTCTTCTCCATCAATCGCATGATATCCCTTCAGGTAGCTGTCCACCAGAATCGGAACCGAGTGCACACCGGTCATGCACCAGTTTTCAAGTCCCCAAAGCGTCCAAACCGGCAGCATTCCGGTCACCCGATAATGTTCCAGCATCGTTTTCTGCAGATCTTCCGTCAGCTGCGGTTCAATGATCGTATAAAGCGGGGTCGTCGCCCGAAACGTATCCCAGTTTGACAGGGTGGTGTAGTAGTTGAAATCCTTCTTCGTCACCTGGAGATCCGCGCCCCGATACTCTCCGTTCACATCCGAATGAAGCGTCGGTGCCATCATGGTGTGATACAGTGCGGTATAAAAAACCGTTTTATCTTCCTCGGTCTCCGCTTTTACAGAGAATACGGAAAGTTTTTTCCGCCACTTTTCCTCCGCAGCCTTCACAATCCCGTCAAAATCAAACTCGGGATTTTCAGCCTCCAGATTCAACATCGCGTTTTCAACGCTGACAGACGAGAGTCCAAATGCCACGTGAAGCGGCTCATCTCCCGAGTCAAAATCGAACTGCGCACGAACGGACACCGCCTCCACCGTGTCGCCCGCGGTTTCTGTACGCTCGCCGTAATCATAATAGCGGTGTCTCTTGACCGGCTCCGAGAATTTCATCACAAAAAACAGCCGCTGATCTGCAACCCATTTGCCGCTGAAACGGTAGCCAACGAACGTCGAATCATCGAGCTGCTCAATTCTCGTTTTCACTGGCACGTCGTGACGGATATGAAACTGCGTGTCGAGCAACAACTTGCGTTCCGCCGCATCCGGATAGGAAATACGATAAAGGGATGTGCGCTCGGTCGCCGCAATCTCCACCCGGGTAGCAGGATCCTTCAACTCCACCGCATAATAGCCGGGGCGCGCCGTTTCATCCGCATGTGAAAAATGGTTGAGCCACGGGCATGCCTCGGGTTTTTTGTCACATTGCGCACCGAGATCATAATCCTCGGTCACCGGCATGATGCATAGATCCAACAGGTCGCCCATGCCTGTTCCGGAAAGATGAGTTTGAGCGAACCCAATCATGAAATCATCCTGATAATGGTATCCAGAACACCAATCCCACTCAT from Pontiella desulfatans includes these protein-coding regions:
- a CDS encoding CaiB/BaiF CoA transferase family protein; this encodes MIAKNALEGIRILDFSHVYQGPVGTQLLADYGADVIKVERPGSGDWSRSWGPFIKEVSLPFANLNRNKRSITVDMKSEAGKEMIRKLVAASDVVVHNFRQGVMEKLGFGYDDLKAINPGLVYATSNGWGDTGPYAERGRAGHDMMARAEGGWFTFYDEEKPPIPGGISIDYPAGLNLMIGILTALVHRLRSGEGQYVSTDLLSVAFHAHAWDAAARLNADKIDRPAAVGGTEAAINKAFRTQDGFIEISPVFSKNALRDISTALGLGDLSEKSQFCTEELQIENTGELNAILAKSFVEKTTGEWMVELEANGVLCARINSFEDAAADPQIAHNNMVVSMEDEEVGELRLLGNPIRLKGTPPQLKTFPPRLGEHSQAVALEIGYTQEEVARMTEEGILG
- a CDS encoding enoyl-CoA hydratase/isomerase family protein: MNKTQVTYEVENGIGTLLLVPPEGKPLTLDGEVMVELEQAIAGLAAEAPRMVWVRSMSERFFCVGANLNVLQNTNEETIVPWVMQGHRVLNMLEDLSMPVVAVVEGYAMGGGLELAMACDLIFAADGAKLAQSEAGLGFIPGWGGTRRLAGRIGVAKAKYYYYSGAMIDAPKAAEIGLVDFVGSKEEIEAERGRFSTAVAANNSNSLTQFKTILNQQERAARDENAAVEAFRSISCLQDPDTKQRLHDFLTKKGKKV
- a CDS encoding GRP family sugar transporter, producing the protein MGGLGFVYAVVCVLAWGSWLVPSEKVKFPNEQAKTFYVALATSIIATIVVALRGEMGQLASGIAWVPVIGGLIWAVSAYCAFVGCNHIGIAKAFGIWAPLNIMVSFIWSLTLFGQFRDCSVLTWGVGLVSLIVMIGGIFMIIFAGGAGEKEEGKSAVKGLLGAVGAGILWGTFYIPAAYVSETSSELAQISPWASALPLAVGMLIGTSIMVALTRTSPKLENTLSTVRAMSSGGLWCAGFFGMLLMVAAIGPGPGYTLASLCVAVNALWGVFYFKDPAPKTKAGNLTLTGVLIATLAGTVLGNFGSLDRIMGQEKPAVEEVQHVNE
- a CDS encoding aldehyde dehydrogenase family protein, with the translated sequence MSIPEQARQFDLWIDGAYVASEGGRYITRTSPAHECEVTRVPEGTAGDVNRAVESAKASFESGVWSRISGAERSAVLYAVADRLVERKEELAMLETLESGKPLTQAGFEVEWAAGLWKHAAALCRHLYGESCNTLGAGTVSMTLREPIGVVGLITPWNFPLLIASQKAPYALAAGCSAVIKPSELTSATTLLLAEVLKECGVPDGVFNVVTGYGAPVGQTLCEHKDIEMISFTGSTNVGKAIAATAACNLKKVCLELGGKNPMIVMDDADLESVVDAARLGAFFNMGECCNASSRILVQDGIADTFVEKLTEFAKGLDVSDPLNDASKLGAIINEAQEAKILGYVQAGREAGATVCMGGNKVETEKGRFIEVTILDKVLADSPVATEEVFGPVLSIVRFKTLDEAIAIANGTDFGLSAGIFTNDYNQSMKAARELRAGTVWVNTWLEGHPELSFGGYKQSGLGRELGSRAVEEYTEEKSVLFSLGKRQPWW
- a CDS encoding right-handed parallel beta-helix repeat-containing protein; protein product: MSHAAYFRVMKRVRQAYCVLLAGAAVAMAGVPLADLQARLDIGEDLLLQPGSEWEVSAPLRFRVPGQRIETAGDVLPSQYARLRLAPGLAGTIISGEGVSEISIRKLVLDGNRDQFDRKKGTLPAKPFVDLGGPGAVAQTVSRCILLNTRCSGGWGAIHVREGGRDIQVTDNVVVGSGPDLRGNGTAPHELPYGWGDGISMASPDSLIRNNLIIDATDQGIMIQGAPGTLIQSNVVAAVSREMLAGIALYEPFSDYRMSPPEAERYDYSGVVVERNLIDAFGGRIHVAIPMGPAAWNGRLLGKTLVGATVRGNGLSGNAMGYGYVVNGVDRFTVVSNRSEAVFSGLGDGFNGRKPVPPAAFLYTPSAAGTSVLQSEFKPAGSDLVGIPRNAWEPRNMRGFRSVGYGDAELEAVIRAAFLEMLGRDPLQGELTHWSDWLKTSEVNADFLRVQLMVSPEFVQRFGRVSPDSLHAWRGRRWLTRIIEGIEKLSDGTPEKWPSARRLHACLWAQLYVR
- a CDS encoding sulfatase family protein, which produces MKKKILQLLAGCGLLAVAGCVSQDNQEVKRTTSLRPNILLIVADDVNYDSPGFAGGVAPDVTPNLDRLAQEGLSFKRGFTPVSVCQPARQSMLTGVYPQNYGSGGFYPIAEGVPTLTAALAENGYLTANIHKVHHMQPMESFGWTYTNEELGLTDPDGVVGRDPAAFAKGLRRLIEEADRQNKSFLMVANSADTHRPFHGDAIPWAGHIWGGIPVDIPEPSRIYAPEEVIVPSALPDLPGIREDLAKYASSLRRLDDTVGACLNVLKETGLERSTLVIFVSDNGMPLPYAKFDCFLGSNRIPFLMRWPEVICPGIDAEHMVSLIDLTPTILELAGLPSFPKTDGYSLVQLMNGETPDEWRQGIVSLRNEDINYGGYVKRMLREQPDFLEYLDQAGFVQRPDHEVPGTYTRSKQTRSYFDGRFGYIYNGWYDPDGLKKSRYGAGVPGGDPSMLVMQAAAETNTAVKARYESFLIRSLEEFYDWERDPGAHHNLIDHPEVQKQVMAARKGLLEWMTESGDSLLPDYLERLGEDGVRLENEAMDVKSK
- a CDS encoding GH92 family glycosyl hydrolase, which produces MKIFRCVRLLSAAALSAVLLTTGCRGSRDVLSCVDPVIGTSGHGHVFLGASVPYGMAMAGPVNGTDEWDWCSGYHYQDDFMIGFAQTHLSGTGMGDLLDLCIMPVTEDYDLGAQCDKKPEACPWLNHFSHADETARPGYYAVELKDPATRVEIAATERTSLYRISYPDAAERKLLLDTQFHIRHDVPVKTRIEQLDDSTFVGYRFSGKWVADQRLFFVMKFSEPVKRHRYYDYGERTETAGDTVEAVSVRAQFDFDSGDEPLHVAFGLSSVSVENAMLNLEAENPEFDFDGIVKAAEEKWRKKLSVFSVKAETEEDKTVFYTALYHTMMAPTLHSDVNGEYRGADLQVTKKDFNYYTTLSNWDTFRATTPLYTIIEPQLTEDLQKTMLEHYRVTGMLPVWTLWGLENWCMTGVHSVPILVDSYLKGYHAIDGEELLDAVVKSMNQTVNNSRRSLVEYRKYGYVPYDIGHESVTRTLELAFNDYCVAKLAEHLGKTELAESYRAHSKAYRKLYDEETGFMRGRSSDNSHFREPFDPFFSTWDRAVADYTEGNAYQHSYFVPHDPQGLIALHGSGEKLAERLDLVFSTEVELEEGRTIPDVSGVIGQYAHGNEPSHHMAYLYNAAGLPWRGQKLARQIMKELYTAAPDGVCGNEDCGQMSAWYIFSAMGFYPMNPISGEYEFGSPAFDEVSLALPNGKTFTVKAINNSDHNVYVQKVMLNGMDLTRSHIKHWEIMEGGVLTFVMGPSPNKALFSVGE